The DNA window AACACCAGCCCCTCGTCGGTATGCCGCAAGGTCATTCGTGCGCTGTGATGCACGTTCAAACCGTGCAACCACCATCCGAACAGCGACACTTCCGGGGGCGGTGGGCACACGGGACAGGTGGGTGCCTCCCGGCTCTGTCGCTCCACGACACGCACCTCGAACGGCATCTGCCGGCAGCGGCAGCGTGGGGCTGGTGTGGCCGGACTATCGGGCGTGCCTGCGTCGTTGTCATCATGCATGCAGATTCTCCTGTGGTGTTCTCCCTCGCCGAAATGGCGAGGGAGTCGGGAGGCTGAGAACCGTCAAGAGTTTCCGGGCAGGCGTATTTCCGCGAAGGTGTTCTATTCCGCCACCCTCCCGACATAAAGCGACCAACATTTCACTCTTGACGGAATTCTCAGGCTCCGCAGCCACAGGATGCAGCATCTGCGCATCGTAGTTGAAGTTGATATTCCGCCAGCCAAGTTATCAGCCCATCAACCACGCCCAACAGATTGTCGCGAACAGCCCCTTAATAGACCAGAACCTTGACGCAGTGCGCACTCCGAAGGTCATCGCATCGCGTCAACGACGACCGAATTAGTCGGTACTGCCCCGGAGTTCACGAGACAACAGATGTCGCATTACGCACTTCATGCGCGACCGCCGGATCCTATGATGGCGATTCCACCAATCGCCCCAGTCGAACATTAATAAATCGGAAAAATCGAGCTCCCTAGCTCCCTCTGCCTCCAGGCACCAATTCCGCCAGGAAAATTCTCACATCCTTCACGCCCACCCATGGAATCTTCCAAATGCACGGGGGAGACTCCCAGTGGGCAACACGTTGTGGGATTGTGGGACAGCCGCGCGGGCAATCGACTTTCACTCCCTGAAGATCGCTTGCCCGCCGGCCTTATAGTTAATGGGATCGATCAACCCCTAATCCGCGATCGCTGCCACCTGATAGTCAACATCAATAAATTTCGCTGGCGCAAGGAAGTACCCCCTCAACTCACCAGTACGTTGTCAGTTGCCCAGGACTCGCATAGCGACTTTTCGCCAACCCATTTTGCGGCCAATCTGCCGGAATCACTCACTGGATGAGCATTCTCAACGTATTGCTATCACCTGACCGGCTACTGGTTGCAGTAGACACCCTCACAGAAGACTCCGCGACTGGAATGCGCTCGACCGGAGCGAACTTACTACTGATCCCCCACCACAATGCGGTACTTGCAACACGGGGATCGATGTGTTTTTTTCTTGATGTCTACGATCTCTGCCTGCAGGCAAGTCTCCGGGCTGATTTCTCTATTTCGCGGCTCGCGAGTGAAATAGGCCCGATGATGGACAACCTTTGGCCGAAACATGCAAAGGCCGCAGAGAAGACCGGCCAGCAGCGAAACCAGGTGAAGACTAAAATAGTGTTCGGAGGATGGTCCCAAACCGAGCGACGCATGGTAGCCACGGCGTACGCCAAACACGCGTCAACCACACCAACCTTGGTTCATCCGCTGATAGAGTCCCTTTCTTCACCCAAGGAACCACTTCGAGGAAAGGCGCAGAGCTTCGATCCATCAGACGTGCTCGGGGCATCTGTGCTGCAGGCACGATACCTAAACTCGAAGCACGGACACCAAGTCGCAGGTGGATCTGTCTTGGTGGCTCAATTGCGCGAGCGAGAATCACGCGTCAATGAGTGGAAATTCGTGCAACCGGATTTGATGCGGGAGAATATTGCATAGGCACAGCTACTGATGCCAAAACCACCCTTTGTCGATGGAAATTGATTGAGAGATGAGCAACGGTCATCGCTAGCCCCCCCGCCCTCCTGCTCCTATTGAGTAGCCTCTAGATTCTCGAATACGCGGTCAAAGCATCCACCGTTTGTGACGCGATAGCTGCAATCCACGATGCCTTCCGGTAGTTCATCATGCGTAATCATCACCAAGCTGCGCTCCCCAAGCGCAGCAACCATGTCCTGCAACAACGCCTGCGCAGTATCCACATCCAGCCCTTCCGTAGGCTCATCCAGCAACAGCACCGGTGCATCACGCAACAGCGCGCGCGCCAAGGCCAGCCGCCGGGCCTGCCCGGCGGACATGGTTGCGCCGTTCTCACCCACCCACGCATTCAAACCGCCAATGCCTTCGGCCCACGCCTGCAGGCGCACATCGGCCAGCACCTGCCATAGCCGTTCATCGCTGGCGGCCACATCGCCCAGCCGCAGATTGTCCGCCACGGTGCCGGCAAACACCGGCGCGTTCTGCGGCAGCCAGGCAATCTTCATATGCCACTCCGCCTGCGCCACCATGCGAATGTCTACATCGCCATAGCGCACGCTGCCCGCTTCCGGATCCCACAGGCGCAACATCAATGCCGACAGCGTGGTCTTGCCGCTGCCACTATCTCCGCGCAGCGCAATTCGCTCGCCCGGTGCGACACGAAGATTCACATTCTGCAGCAGTGCCCTGCCCTGGCCCGGCCAGCGGAAGCTGACATCGCGCAATTCCAGCACCGCTGTACCAGCAGGCAGGGTTACTGGTGCGGCCGCATCTTCCACCCCGCTGTCCTGGTCGACAATGCTCTCCAGCCGCCCGGCGGCCACGCGCCCACTCAACCACGACTGCCACGCCAGCCCAATGCCGGCCCACAATTCAATAAGCGCCACAGTGAGAAACACCAGTGCTGCCGCATAGGCGGCATCCACTGCACCGCGTTCAAACGCGCGCAGCGCCAGCCAGATCATCGCCACCAGGCCCACCGACGCGCACAGCCCATGCAGGGCATTGCCGGCCACCAGCCGCCAACGCCGACGGCGGTCGCGTGAGCGCAGCTGCTTCGCAGCCACGTTGACCCGCTGCTGCCAATGATCGCGCGCGTGCAACGCCGTCAGATCGGCCGCACCTTCCAGCCCTTCGAATGCCTGCGTGCGCAGCTGCGCACGATGCAGTGCGCGGTCGCGCTCATGTGCACCAGCACCCCGCACGGTGAACCACGGCACGCCCAGCCCTATCACCAACGCCAGCACCGCCAGCAGCAACGCCGCCGGTGGGTAGATCAGCAGCGCCGAGCCCACTGCCGCCAGCGACACACCGCCCAGCGCGATCAACGGACCGATGGCACGCACCAGCAGGCCATCCACTTCGTTGATGTCACTCAGCAACCGCGCCAGCAGTTCACCCGTGCGCACACCGGCCAGCTTTGCCGGTGCCAGCGGCAGCGCGCGGCGGAAGAACCACACCCGCAGGTCACGCGCGATGCGCAGGGTGACATCGTGGCCGACCAGCTTCTCGAAGTAGCGCGAGGCGATACGCGCCATGGTCAGGCCGCGAATGCCGGCCGAGGGCGAGAAGAAGTTGAAACCACTGCCCAGCCCGGCCGCGCCGGCCAATGCTGCAGCAGTGAGGAAGCCACCGGACAACCCCAGCAAGGCGGTGCCGGCCAGCATGGTGGTCCACAGCAACAGCACGGTCAGCAGCAGACGACCGCGATGGAGGGTGAACACCTGTTTCAGCCCATCGTCACGCGAAGCGCTCATGCCTGCACCTCCCGCTTCGGTGCGGCCAGCGTGGTCAGCTCCAGGCGCGTATCCGCCCAGCGCATCGCCACCTCGCTGTGCGTGGCGATCACCACGCTGCGGTCGCGGGCGAACGCGGCCAGCGTCTGCAGCAGGGCCGTTTCGGTGTCCGGATCAAGGAACGCTGTTGGCTCATCCAGCAACAGCAACTGCGGATCGCGCAGCAGCAAGCGGGCCAAGCCGATGCGCCGCGCCTCGCCACCGGAAAGCCCGAAGCCACGCTCACCAATCACCGTATCCAGCCCTTCTGGCAGCGCGTGTGCGAAACGCATCACTTGCGCCGCTTCGGCCACCGCTTGCAGGCGCGCATCGGTGGCACCGGGGTCGGCCAGCCTGAGGTTGTCGGCAATGCTGCCGTGGAACAGGTATGGCCGCTGCCCGGCATAACCAACTTCCAGCCCGGGGCGCAGCACGATGCTGCCGCCCTCCGGTGGCAGCCAACCGGCCAGCGCTTCCAGCAGAGTGCTCTTGCCACTGCCACTGGGACCGACCAGGGCCAGACGTTGGCCGGCCTCGATCTGGAACGACAGCCCTTCAATCACGTTGTGCGGTGCGCCCAGCGGACGCAGTACAACATCACGCACCACCACCGGCGGCGCATGCTGCACCACCAGTTCCGGCGCGCGCGGGGTTGCAGGAACCTCAGCCTTGGCCGCAGTATCGGGCAACTCGCCCAGCAGCCTTTCCACTTCCGCAGCCGCCGCCAGCGCATTGGCGCGGTCGTGATAATGCGCGGCCAGCCGGCGCAGCGGCGCATAAAACTCCGGAGCCAGCAGCAGGCAGAACATGCCCGCGCCCAGTGTCGGCACCGTGGCATGCAACGACATCAGGCCGAGATAGCTCAGGCCCAGGTACAGCGCCACCATTGCCACACTCACCGAGGCAAAGAACTCCAGCACGGTGGAGGACAGGAACGCGATACGCAGCACCTTCATGGTGCGCTCGCGCACGCCTTCGGCGGCGGCGGCCACGCCCTCCAGCTCGGCCTCGCCCCGGCCATACAGCCGCAGCAGGCCCAGGCCCTTGATGCGGTCAGCAAAATGTCCGCTCATCCTGGCCAGTTCCCCCAGCTGAGCGCGACCAGCGGCTTCCGCGCCCCAGCCCACCAGCATCATGAAGAACGGCACCAGCGGCGCAGTACATATAAGAATGAGTGCCACCACCCAGTCCACGTAGGCCACAGCAGCGGCGATCAGCAGCGGCACCACCACCACTTCGATGCGCACCGGCTGGTAACCGGAGTAGTAGTTTTCCACGGCGTCGGCATGGGCCAGCATCAGTTCGCCCAGTTCGCCGGTACGCTGCTGCCGCAGCCACAGCGGGCCCAGCCCCATCAGCCGGGTGTAGACCCGCTCGCGCAGGGTCAGCCGTGCCGCATCGGCCACGTCACCGGCGGCGGCCTGGGTGGCACTGGCCAGCAGCGCGCGCACGGCCAGCACGGCCAGCAGCCCCAGCAGCACCGGGGTGGCGTCGGCCAGCGGGCGGTGTTCCACCAGCACGGCCTGGATCAGCCAGGCAATGGCGGCAGCCTGGCCGATCAGCAGCGCCCCGGACGTACAGATGCACAGAGCGGCCAGCCGTTGCCGGCCCCGAACTGTGACGGCAAGCCCATTCAGCCATGCCAGACGCTGGCGGCGCAGGGTGGACGTCTCGATGGGGGGCGCTTCGGGGGGTATGCTCAAAGTGGATCACTGGCGGCCATCGGGGCAATGCCAGACATTGTAATAGGGTCTGGCGCAAGCTCCCGGTGCGGCACGCGGTCGCAGGGGGAGGTATACCTTCGCGCTCCCTGAATGCCGCTTCATTGATCTGAATCAAGGCTCGTAGAAGTTGCCGGTCACAGAATTCATCCCGTAGACCCCCTTCCCGCCACCCCAAAACGGCAAAACCCCCCAACGAGGTAGCCAGGCCATGATTGATTCGACAGTCGTAGAGCTGTCGCGGCTGCAATTTGCTTTGACCGCGATGTACCACTTCCTTTTTGTTCCCCTCACGCTTGGCCTGTCCTTCATGGTGGCCATCATGGAAAGCGTGTACGTCATGACCCGCAAACAGGTCTGGCGTCAGATGACCCTGTTCTGGGGCACGCTGTTCGGCATCAACTTCGCCATCGGTGTCGCTACCGGCCTGGTGATGGAATTCCAGTTCGGCATGAACTGGTCGTACTACAGCCACTACGTGGGTGACATCTTCGGCGCGCCGCTGGCCATTGAAGGCCTGATGGCGTTCTTCCTGGAAGCCACGCTGATCGGCCTGTTCTTCTTCGGCTGGAAGCGGCTGAGCCCGGTCAAGCACCTGGCGGTGACCTGGTTCATGGCGCTGGGCACCAACCTGTCGGCGGTGTGGATTCTGATCGCCAACGGCTGGATGCAGAACCCCACGGGTGCGGTGTTCAACCCGGAAACCATGCGCATGGAAGTGGTGGACTTCGCCGCGGTGCTGTTCAACCCGGTGGCGCAGGCCAAGTTCGTGCACACGGTGAGTGCCGGCTACGTGACCGGCGCGATCTTCGTGATGGGCATCAGCGCCTTCTACCTGCTGCGCAACAAGCACAAGGACATGGCACGCCGCTCGTTCGCGGTGGCCGCGGCCTTCGGCCTGCTGAGCTCGCTGTCGGTGGTGGTGCTGGGTGACGAAAGCGGTTATGCCGCCAGCGAACACCAGAAGATGAAGCTGGCCGCGATTGAAGCGATGTGGGAAACCGAGCGTGCCCCGGCTGACTTTACCGCCTTCGGCATTCCGAACCAGGCCACGCAGAGCAACGACTTCGCGATCAAGATTCCGTATGTGATGGGCCTGATTGCCACGCGTTCGTTGAACCAGCCGATTCCGGGCATCCTGGAACTGGTGGAACGCGCCGAGCACCGCATCAAGGGTGGTCAGCTGGCCTACGGCGCGCTGGAGCGTATCCGCAAGGACAAGAACGACGTTGAAGCGCGTGAAATGTTCGACCGCCACTGGCAGGACCTGGGCCATGGCCTGCTGCTGAAGCGCTACCGCGACGACATCCTCAACGCCACCCCGGAAGAAATTTCCAAGGCGGCCATGGATACCGTGCCGCGCGTGGCTCCGCTGTTCTGGACCTTCCGCATCATGGCGGCGCTGGGCTTCTACCTGATCGCCTTCTTCGCCCTGGCCTTCTACTACTCGTGCCGTAACACCTTCCACGAGAAGCGCTGGTTCCTGAAGCTGGCGGTGTGGAGCATTCCGGCTCCGTGGATTGCGATCGAGTGCGGTTGGTTCGTGGCCGAATACGGTCGTCAGCCGTGGGCAGTGGACGGCGTGCTGCCGACCTTCTACGCCGCATCGGGCCTGGCCCTGCACGAAATTCTGACCACGCTGGCGGTGTTCACCATCACCTACACGATTCTGCTGGTGATTGAAGTGAAGCTGATGCTGAAGGCGATCCGTACCGGTCCGGCCGACATCCTTCCTTCGCTGCAGCCCGACCGCAAGCCGGTTACCCCCATTGCCGCCGCACCGGCTCCCGGTCAGGCATAAGGCAGGAGACACACCATGGAAATTCTTGGACTTGATTACACCACGCTGCGCGTGATCTGGTGGCTGCTGCTGGGCATCCTGCTGGTCGGCTGGGCGGTGATGGATGGCTTCGACCTGGGCGTCGGCACCCTGCTTCCGTTCGTGGCGAAAACCGATGAAGAACGCAGGCTGGTGATCAACACCGTCGGCCCGGTGTGGGAAGGCAACCAGGTGTGGCTGGTGCTGGGTGGCGGTGCGATCTTCGCCGCATGGCCACCGCTGTATGCGGTGAGCTTCTCGGGCTTCTATCTGGCGATCTTCGCCATGCTGTTCGGCTTGATCCTGCGCCCGGTGGGCTTCAAGTACCGCAGCAAGATGCCCAGCCAGCGCTGGCGCAACAACTGGGACTGGGTGCTGTTCGTGGGCGGTCTGCTGCCTGCCCTGATCTCCAGCGTGGCGGTGGGCAACGTGCTGTTGGGCGTGCCGTACCACTTCGATGACAGCATGCGCATCTTCTACACCGGCACGTTCTTCGGTCTGCTGACCCCGTTCGCACTGATTGCCGGTCTGGTCGGCGTGTCGATGATGGTGTCGCACGGTGCCGCCATGCTGGTGCTGAAGACCGACGGCCCGGTGGCAGAGCGCTCGGCCCGTTACGGCAGCATTGCCGCGATCCTCAGCTTCGTGCTGTTCGCCGCAGCCGGCGTGTGGGTGGCCTTCGGTCTGCCGGGTTACCATATCACCTCGCAGGTGGTGACGGATGGCCCGACCAACCCGCTGCTGAAGACGGCGGAGATCGGTGCGGCGGCAGGTGGCTGGATGCGCAACTACAGCAGCATGCCGTGGACCTGGATCTTCCCGGTGCTGGGCCTGGGCGGTGCGCTGGCCAGTGCGGTGCTGCTGCGCAAGCGTCGTGGCATGGCGGCCTTCCTGGCCTCGGGCACGTCGATTGCCGGCATCATCCTGACCGTGGGCTTTGCGATCTTCCCGTTCCTGCTGCCCTCCAGCAGCCAGCCGAGCGGCAGCCTGACGGTGTGGGACAGCTCGTCCAGCCAGCTGACGCTGTTCATCATGTTGGTGGCGACGATCATCTTCCTGCCGATCATCCTGGCCTATACCAGCTGGGTGTACCGCGTGATGAAGGGCAAGACCACGGCCGAAGACATGGCCGACAACCCGAACGCATATTAACGGCGTGCCGACCAACGGTCGGCACCTACCTGGAGAACGATCATGTGGTATTTCGCCTGGATTCTCGGCACCGGCCTGGCCTCGGCCGCGGCCATCCTCAACGGCATGTGGTACGAAGCCCGCGAGCAGGGCACCGCCGATTGATGTGAAATAAAACTTGCCGGCAAGGCCTTCACACCGTATCCTTGTCGGCTCCTTCGGGGTGTAGCTCAGTCTGGTAGAGCGCTACGTTCGGGACGTAGAGGTCGCAGGTTCGAATCCTGTCTCCCCGACCACTTCGGTGGTCACAATGAAGCCTGGAGCCCACCGCTTCAGGCTTTTTTGTCAGAAGGAATGCAACACGGCCCCCTTGCCGCCCGAGGGACCAGCCGATACAATAGGCGGCTCCTTACGGGGTGTAGCTCAGTCTGGTAGAGCGCTACGTTCGGGACGTAGAGGTCGCAGGTTCGAATCCTGTCTCCCCGACCATACAAGTGGTCACATTGAAGCCTGGAAGACGAAAGTCCTCCGGGCTTTTTTGTGCCCATTTGATAGCGGTATCTACGTGTCGCCGGGCTTGCCCCTCGCTGCGGTTGCACGTACGACGTAGAGCCGGGCTTGCCCGGCTGCTGTTGGATTCGTGCGAAAAGCCCTCGGCTCGCGATCTACGTGTTTTGGGCCATCGGATGGGGGGTACGGGACACGCCGTTAACCCATCCATGGGGGCTCGTCGAAAACATCCATGTTTTCAACGGTCCCGTACCCCCCAACCGATGGCCCCTCGATACATGGTNNNNNNNNNNNNNNNNNNNNNNNNNNNNNNNNNNNNNNNNNNNNNNNNNNNNNNNNNNNNNNNNNNNNNNNNNNNNNNNNNNNNNNNNNNNNNNNNNNNN is part of the Stenotrophomonas oahuensis genome and encodes:
- the cydC gene encoding thiol reductant ABC exporter subunit CydC: MSASRDDGLKQVFTLHRGRLLLTVLLLWTTMLAGTALLGLSGGFLTAAALAGAAGLGSGFNFFSPSAGIRGLTMARIASRYFEKLVGHDVTLRIARDLRVWFFRRALPLAPAKLAGVRTGELLARLLSDINEVDGLLVRAIGPLIALGGVSLAAVGSALLIYPPAALLLAVLALVIGLGVPWFTVRGAGAHERDRALHRAQLRTQAFEGLEGAADLTALHARDHWQQRVNVAAKQLRSRDRRRRWRLVAGNALHGLCASVGLVAMIWLALRAFERGAVDAAYAAALVFLTVALIELWAGIGLAWQSWLSGRVAAGRLESIVDQDSGVEDAAAPVTLPAGTAVLELRDVSFRWPGQGRALLQNVNLRVAPGERIALRGDSGSGKTTLSALMLRLWDPEAGSVRYGDVDIRMVAQAEWHMKIAWLPQNAPVFAGTVADNLRLGDVAASDERLWQVLADVRLQAWAEGIGGLNAWVGENGATMSAGQARRLALARALLRDAPVLLLDEPTEGLDVDTAQALLQDMVAALGERSLVMITHDELPEGIVDCSYRVTNGGCFDRVFENLEATQ
- the cydD gene encoding thiol reductant ABC exporter subunit CydD encodes the protein MSIPPEAPPIETSTLRRQRLAWLNGLAVTVRGRQRLAALCICTSGALLIGQAAAIAWLIQAVLVEHRPLADATPVLLGLLAVLAVRALLASATQAAAGDVADAARLTLRERVYTRLMGLGPLWLRQQRTGELGELMLAHADAVENYYSGYQPVRIEVVVVPLLIAAAVAYVDWVVALILICTAPLVPFFMMLVGWGAEAAGRAQLGELARMSGHFADRIKGLGLLRLYGRGEAELEGVAAAAEGVRERTMKVLRIAFLSSTVLEFFASVSVAMVALYLGLSYLGLMSLHATVPTLGAGMFCLLLAPEFYAPLRRLAAHYHDRANALAAAAEVERLLGELPDTAAKAEVPATPRAPELVVQHAPPVVVRDVVLRPLGAPHNVIEGLSFQIEAGQRLALVGPSGSGKSTLLEALAGWLPPEGGSIVLRPGLEVGYAGQRPYLFHGSIADNLRLADPGATDARLQAVAEAAQVMRFAHALPEGLDTVIGERGFGLSGGEARRIGLARLLLRDPQLLLLDEPTAFLDPDTETALLQTLAAFARDRSVVIATHSEVAMRWADTRLELTTLAAPKREVQA
- the cydX gene encoding cytochrome bd-I oxidase subunit CydX; this translates as MWYFAWILGTGLASAAAILNGMWYEAREQGTAD
- a CDS encoding cytochrome ubiquinol oxidase subunit I, which gives rise to MIDSTVVELSRLQFALTAMYHFLFVPLTLGLSFMVAIMESVYVMTRKQVWRQMTLFWGTLFGINFAIGVATGLVMEFQFGMNWSYYSHYVGDIFGAPLAIEGLMAFFLEATLIGLFFFGWKRLSPVKHLAVTWFMALGTNLSAVWILIANGWMQNPTGAVFNPETMRMEVVDFAAVLFNPVAQAKFVHTVSAGYVTGAIFVMGISAFYLLRNKHKDMARRSFAVAAAFGLLSSLSVVVLGDESGYAASEHQKMKLAAIEAMWETERAPADFTAFGIPNQATQSNDFAIKIPYVMGLIATRSLNQPIPGILELVERAEHRIKGGQLAYGALERIRKDKNDVEAREMFDRHWQDLGHGLLLKRYRDDILNATPEEISKAAMDTVPRVAPLFWTFRIMAALGFYLIAFFALAFYYSCRNTFHEKRWFLKLAVWSIPAPWIAIECGWFVAEYGRQPWAVDGVLPTFYAASGLALHEILTTLAVFTITYTILLVIEVKLMLKAIRTGPADILPSLQPDRKPVTPIAAAPAPGQA
- the cydB gene encoding cytochrome d ubiquinol oxidase subunit II, with translation MEILGLDYTTLRVIWWLLLGILLVGWAVMDGFDLGVGTLLPFVAKTDEERRLVINTVGPVWEGNQVWLVLGGGAIFAAWPPLYAVSFSGFYLAIFAMLFGLILRPVGFKYRSKMPSQRWRNNWDWVLFVGGLLPALISSVAVGNVLLGVPYHFDDSMRIFYTGTFFGLLTPFALIAGLVGVSMMVSHGAAMLVLKTDGPVAERSARYGSIAAILSFVLFAAAGVWVAFGLPGYHITSQVVTDGPTNPLLKTAEIGAAAGGWMRNYSSMPWTWIFPVLGLGGALASAVLLRKRRGMAAFLASGTSIAGIILTVGFAIFPFLLPSSSQPSGSLTVWDSSSSQLTLFIMLVATIIFLPIILAYTSWVYRVMKGKTTAEDMADNPNAY